The proteins below come from a single Bacillus sp. SM2101 genomic window:
- a CDS encoding ABC transporter substrate-binding protein, giving the protein MKYFDYLIKLTEHFKPGVGNETTIFDISELLTCSERHVKTIVQYLNDEGYIKWKVQRGRGKKPTITIIYSKEQLCLNYAKQKIQQGQYQQAFRIVESLGDSSRTDIQEWFIKHVGFSRLQQRNKAGENLDILTYPFYETDLSMDPLHIQSRHDSHMVQQIFDRLVEYDPNTCQLMPSIAHRWESVDGKLWTFYLHKGIKFHHGRALTSEDVKLTFSRYPKEDILMTNMEWIEIIDKDVIQFQLKNVDYLFPRQLSGMRFSIVPLEVVKNDHENFRRFPIGSGPYKITQHNENNIRLELFAKYFGVRPWLDRIEIIKTPTPFKEEEGLPLLLHSLDESWEQVKMLEKGATFIAFNCKKNGPLRDQDFREVISSSLNQQDYLVEKESRRAACSFVTDRSIENSVTGVKNCSMISDTEIILKIGVQQIRDGVNFEEEAKILQKQLLKVNITSHIELVDFHRFSGYEEFQDFDLFVGGIALADDQLLSVITALQSQVINIYHFLNEPMRQYVDRQVSYIKQLTDETARWKTYFQTEEYLKGNYAIYFLYHRYHTVYKSKNSRYVNLELDSNGRVDYRKVWKRTGQLGNPT; this is encoded by the coding sequence ATGAAATACTTTGATTATTTAATAAAACTTACTGAACACTTTAAACCTGGAGTTGGGAATGAAACAACCATCTTTGACATATCTGAGCTTTTAACTTGTTCAGAGCGTCATGTGAAAACGATTGTTCAGTATTTAAATGATGAAGGTTACATTAAATGGAAAGTCCAGAGAGGTAGAGGAAAGAAGCCAACAATTACGATTATTTATTCTAAGGAGCAGCTTTGTCTTAATTACGCAAAACAAAAAATTCAACAAGGTCAATATCAACAAGCCTTTCGTATTGTGGAAAGTTTAGGTGATTCTTCACGAACTGATATCCAAGAGTGGTTTATAAAGCATGTAGGCTTTTCACGACTACAACAAAGAAATAAAGCTGGTGAAAATCTAGATATTCTGACATACCCTTTTTATGAAACGGATTTATCGATGGATCCACTACATATTCAATCCCGTCACGATTCCCATATGGTACAACAAATTTTTGATAGGCTGGTAGAATATGATCCAAATACATGTCAACTAATGCCAAGTATTGCCCATAGGTGGGAAAGTGTTGATGGAAAGCTATGGACCTTTTATTTACACAAAGGGATAAAGTTTCATCATGGTAGAGCGTTAACAAGTGAGGATGTAAAATTAACTTTTAGTAGGTACCCGAAAGAGGATATCCTTATGACTAACATGGAATGGATAGAAATAATTGACAAGGATGTTATCCAGTTTCAATTAAAGAATGTTGATTATTTATTTCCGCGTCAGTTATCGGGAATGAGATTCTCCATTGTACCTCTAGAAGTGGTTAAAAATGATCATGAGAATTTCCGTCGATTTCCGATCGGAAGTGGACCTTATAAAATTACGCAACACAATGAAAATAACATTCGGTTAGAGTTATTTGCTAAATATTTTGGAGTTAGGCCGTGGTTAGATAGAATAGAGATTATTAAAACACCAACTCCATTTAAAGAGGAAGAGGGACTTCCGTTACTATTACATTCTTTAGACGAATCATGGGAGCAAGTAAAAATGCTAGAGAAAGGAGCAACCTTTATTGCATTTAACTGTAAGAAAAATGGGCCATTGAGAGATCAAGATTTTCGTGAGGTAATCAGTAGCTCGTTAAATCAGCAGGATTATTTAGTTGAAAAAGAAAGTAGACGAGCTGCGTGTAGTTTTGTAACTGATCGGTCTATTGAAAACAGTGTTACTGGTGTTAAGAATTGTAGCATGATAAGTGATACAGAAATAATACTGAAGATTGGAGTGCAGCAAATTCGAGATGGAGTAAACTTTGAGGAGGAAGCCAAAATCCTACAAAAGCAATTACTTAAAGTAAATATCACTTCACATATTGAACTAGTAGATTTTCATCGTTTTAGCGGATATGAAGAGTTTCAAGATTTTGATCTATTTGTCGGAGGGATTGCACTTGCAGATGACCAGCTATTATCAGTAATTACTGCACTTCAATCACAAGTCATAAATATTTATCACTTTCTAAATGAACCAATGAGACAATACGTTGACCGACAGGTTTCCTACATAAAACAATTAACAGATGAAACTGCCCGATGGAAAACGTACTTTCAAACAGAAGAGTATTTGAAAGGAAACTACGCTATCTATTTTTTATATCATCGTTATCATACTGTGTACAAGTCTAAAAACAGCCGATATGTAAATTTAGAACTCGATAGTAACGGAAGAGTCGATTATCGGAAAGTATGGAAGAGAACTGGTCAACTTGGGAATCCAACATAG
- a CDS encoding FusB/FusC family EF-G-binding protein: MSKLFIRNHQYNLIKRQVSIIQHALKTTADLNVMEVAKYSALSKVLDAISHTTDSQDQMLRKMTDLETAEEFQQYINSLEPLLLEFPQVTKKQLTKLFSKNKKLKLPDLASIDFQFLTYLGWLDISKNKLFIVYELDNELMGIEGNFTITNKKNICSLCKGFSKVVFVSAISKTKPKNASPDYYKSYGNYMCMNSEECNQNITDVSKIESFIRNVRG, from the coding sequence ATGAGTAAACTATTTATTAGGAACCATCAATATAATCTAATTAAGAGACAAGTAAGCATTATTCAACATGCTTTAAAGACTACAGCTGATCTAAATGTAATGGAAGTAGCAAAATATAGTGCGCTATCTAAAGTTCTTGATGCTATTTCTCATACGACGGATTCACAAGATCAAATGTTAAGGAAAATGACTGATTTAGAAACAGCTGAGGAGTTTCAACAGTATATAAATTCATTAGAGCCATTGCTGTTAGAATTTCCACAAGTGACTAAAAAACAATTAACAAAACTATTCTCAAAAAATAAAAAACTTAAGCTACCTGATTTAGCAAGTATAGATTTTCAATTCTTGACCTATCTAGGTTGGCTTGATATATCAAAAAATAAACTGTTTATCGTTTATGAACTAGACAATGAACTAATGGGTATAGAAGGTAACTTTACTATAACGAACAAAAAGAATATATGCTCGTTATGTAAAGGATTCAGTAAGGTTGTGTTCGTTTCAGCAATATCTAAAACAAAACCTAAAAATGCTTCACCTGATTATTATAAATCTTATGGAAACTATATGTGTATGAACAGTGAAGAGTGTAATCAGAACATAACAGATGTATCAAAAATAGAAAGCTTTATTCGAAATGTAAGAGGTTAA
- a CDS encoding GNAT family N-acetyltransferase gives MIRSYKLEDINYIISTHYEIYHKEYHYDESFKEFIQEKVWDIVNRSHVRENIWVVEKEGDLKGSVCINQFDSEIAQLGLFLIEPLSRGLGIGSQLIKTAITFSTEKKYKKIILWTNSDLIAARNLYKKFGFEIVETQEVVLSNITMVEERWELILNSEGERKGEN, from the coding sequence TTGATTCGAAGTTATAAGCTTGAAGATATCAATTATATTATTAGTACTCATTACGAGATTTATCATAAGGAATACCATTATGATGAATCATTTAAAGAATTTATTCAGGAAAAAGTTTGGGATATCGTCAATAGATCCCATGTTAGAGAAAATATATGGGTGGTAGAAAAAGAGGGAGATCTGAAAGGTTCAGTTTGTATTAATCAGTTTGATAGCGAAATTGCTCAGCTAGGTTTATTTCTTATAGAACCCCTTTCAAGAGGTTTAGGTATAGGTAGTCAACTAATAAAGACAGCCATCACATTCTCTACAGAGAAAAAGTATAAGAAAATAATTTTGTGGACAAATAGTGACTTAATAGCTGCAAGAAATCTATATAAAAAGTTTGGGTTTGAAATAGTAGAAACACAAGAAGTTGTTTTATCTAACATTACTATGGTTGAGGAACGTTGGGAGCTAATACTGAATAGTGAGGGGGAGAGAAAAGGTGAAAATTAG
- a CDS encoding GNAT family N-acetyltransferase, with the protein MKIRKAVLKDVKSIAKVHVDSWKTTYKHIVPDEYLNKLSYKSREQLWEEIVPSGNVYVAENNQGQIVGFANGGRERSRQYDGYEGELYAIYLLQEYQGCGIGKQLIMPIIEHLKQLKIHSMVVFVLEDNSACQFYEALGGKKMDSLEIVIAGKKLNEVVYGWSDISYILS; encoded by the coding sequence GTGAAAATTAGAAAAGCAGTTTTAAAAGATGTAAAGTCTATTGCAAAAGTACATGTAGACAGTTGGAAGACTACATACAAGCATATTGTACCAGACGAGTATTTAAACAAGTTATCCTACAAAAGTCGGGAACAACTATGGGAAGAGATTGTCCCAAGTGGAAATGTATATGTTGCGGAAAATAATCAAGGTCAAATTGTTGGCTTTGCAAACGGTGGAAGGGAAAGGTCAAGACAGTATGATGGCTACGAGGGAGAGTTATATGCCATCTATCTGTTACAAGAATATCAAGGATGTGGCATAGGGAAACAACTTATAATGCCAATTATCGAACATCTAAAACAATTAAAGATACATAGTATGGTTGTGTTCGTCTTGGAAGATAATAGCGCATGTCAATTCTATGAAGCTCTTGGTGGTAAAAAAATGGACTCGTTGGAAATTGTAATAGCCGGGAAGAAACTGAATGAAGTCGTTTATGGTTGGAGTGACATAAGTTATATTCTCTCATAG